In Flavobacterium hankyongi, the genomic window AAACAATGTTGAGTCTATTTCAGCTGTGCCTTGGATTGTAATGAACACAGGAGCAGAATATGCTAAAATAGGTATTGAACGTTCAACAGGAACAAAATTAATTTCAGCTTCTGGTCATATTAAAAATCCTGGAGTTTATGAAATTGAATTAGGGGTTTCGGTTGAAGAATTTATTAATTCAGATGAGTATTGTGGAGGTATGATTGATGATAGACCATTAAAGGCTTTAGTGCCTGGAGGTTCATCGGTGCCAATTTTACCAGCACATTTAATATATAAAACTGCTGCAGGAACAGATCGTTTAATGACATATGAGTCATTATCTGATGGTGGATTTGCAACTGGATCAATGTTAGGTTCAGGTGGATTTATAGTTTATAATGACACTACTTGTATTGTAAGAAACACTTGGAACTTTTCACGTTTCTATCACCATGAATCTTGTGGTCAATGTACACCATGTCGTGAAGGAACGGGTTGGTTAGAAAAAATTCTTTGGAGAATTGAAAATGGTCAAGGTCGTGAAGAGGATATTGAATTATTATGGAGTATTCAATCTAAAATTGAAGGAAACACAATTTGTCCTTTAGGTGATGCTGCTTCTTGGCCTGTAGCCGCTGCTATTCGTCACTTTAAAGAAGAATTTGAGTACCACATTCGTTTCCCTGAAAAAATTAAAAATAGAGAGCATTTTGTAGCTGAGCCTTTCGAAAAAGTAAGACACTTAGTAGCAAAACAAACTGTATAAAGTCAAAAGTTTAAAAGTCACAAAGTCAATGGAGTTAATCTCTTTCGGCTTTCGACATTAAGACCAAAATAAATGAAAGTAACAATAGACGGTCAAAGTATAGAAGTGGAACCAGGAACAACTATCCTGCAAGCTGCTCGTATGATTGGTGGAGAACTAGTTCCGCCAGCCATGTGCTATTATTCAAAATTAAAAGGAAGCGGTGGTAAATGCCGTTGCTGTTTAGTAGAAGTTGCAAAAGGAAGCGATGCTGATCCTCGTCCTATGCCTAAACTTGTTGCCTCTTGTGTGACAGGTTGTATGGATGGAATGGAAGTAAACAGTAAATCTTCTGAAAGAGTGGAAGAAGCTCGAAAATCGGTAACAGAATTTTTGTTAATCAATCACCCATTAGATTGTCCGGTTTGTGATCAGGCAGGGGAATGTGATTTGCAAAACTTAAGTTTCGAACATGGAAAATCAAAAACTCGTTTTATCGAAGAGAAAAGAACTTTCGAACCAGAAGATATTGGTCCATACATTCAATTGCACATGAATCGTTGTATTTTATGTCAGCGTTGTGTTCAGGTGGCAGACCAATTAACAGACAACCGTGTTCACGGTGTTATGGATCGTGGAGATCATGCTAATATTTCTACATGTATTTCTAAAGCTATCGATAATGAGTTCTCTGGAAATATGATTGATGTATGTCCAGTTGGAGCTTTAACAGATAAAACATTCCGTTTCAAATCTAGAGTTTGGTTTAACAAGCCATATAATGCTCACCGTGATTGTGATAAATGTTGTGGAAAAGCTACAGTTTGGATGTTTGGTAACGAAATTCAACGTGTTACAGGTCGTAAAGATGAGTATCATGAAGTAGAGGAATTCATTTGTAATACTTGTCGTTTTGACAAAAAAGATGTGAATGACTGGGTTATTGAAGGACCTCGTAAATTTGAAAAAGATTCTGTTATCAATCAAAACAATTACACTCGTAAAACCGAACAAGTTGTTATTGAAACAGAGGAACATATTTTATTAGGTCGTGAAGAAGATCGTAAAAAAATCAGTATGCCAGACTTTCCGTTAGATTCTAATCCTAAAAAAATATAAGCATGTTAGACA contains:
- the nuoF gene encoding NADH-quinone oxidoreductase subunit NuoF is translated as MGRKILLDKINIPGIKTYEVYRQNGGYASVEKALKQMTPDEVTEEVKTSGIRGRGGAGFPVGMKWSFIDKKSGNPRHLVCNADESEPGTFKDRYLMEYIPHLLIEGMITSSYALGANLSYIYIRGEYMWVYKILERAIAEAKAAGWLGKNILGSGYDLDLYVQIGGGAYICGEETALIESLEGKRGNPRIKPPFPAVKGLWQNPTVVNNVESISAVPWIVMNTGAEYAKIGIERSTGTKLISASGHIKNPGVYEIELGVSVEEFINSDEYCGGMIDDRPLKALVPGGSSVPILPAHLIYKTAAGTDRLMTYESLSDGGFATGSMLGSGGFIVYNDTTCIVRNTWNFSRFYHHESCGQCTPCREGTGWLEKILWRIENGQGREEDIELLWSIQSKIEGNTICPLGDAASWPVAAAIRHFKEEFEYHIRFPEKIKNREHFVAEPFEKVRHLVAKQTV
- a CDS encoding 2Fe-2S iron-sulfur cluster-binding protein, with translation MKVTIDGQSIEVEPGTTILQAARMIGGELVPPAMCYYSKLKGSGGKCRCCLVEVAKGSDADPRPMPKLVASCVTGCMDGMEVNSKSSERVEEARKSVTEFLLINHPLDCPVCDQAGECDLQNLSFEHGKSKTRFIEEKRTFEPEDIGPYIQLHMNRCILCQRCVQVADQLTDNRVHGVMDRGDHANISTCISKAIDNEFSGNMIDVCPVGALTDKTFRFKSRVWFNKPYNAHRDCDKCCGKATVWMFGNEIQRVTGRKDEYHEVEEFICNTCRFDKKDVNDWVIEGPRKFEKDSVINQNNYTRKTEQVVIETEEHILLGREEDRKKISMPDFPLDSNPKKI